Genomic segment of Chitinivibrionales bacterium:
AAAGGACCGTATCTCCGAATACCCCTTTGACGCCTGACGCATCGTGATCGCTGCCGTTAATGTCGTCTTACCATGGTCAACATGACCAATAGTACCCACATTAACATGCACCTTCGATCGATCAAATTTTTCCTTCGCCATAGTCAATACCCCTTTTATCGGTGGTAAAATTTGCTTAAATTTTGGTTAATATCTGCCGATTCTTTTTAAGATTTCTGTTTGATACTGCTCGGGCATTATATCGTACCGGCTGAACTGCATCGAATAAACAGCTCTGCCTTGAGTCAGAGAACGTAACGCAGTTGCATATCCAAACATTTCCGATAGTGCCGCTTCAGCATCGACAACCTGGGCATCTTTTCGGGTAGAAATATTTATTACCCTTCCCCGCCGGGAATTTATATCGTTAATCACCGCTCCCATAAAATCGGGCGGTACCACAATCTCGACATTCATTACGGGCTCGAGTAATACCGGTGCGGAATTCTTACAGGCATTATTGAAAGCCGTCGCGGCAGAAATTTTAAAGGCCATCTCAGTAGAATCGTCTTCCCTGAAAACTGCATCGACAAGCCTGACGGTTATTCCCCGCAAGGGATATCCCGACATTACCCCACCGCTGCATGCTTCGAGAACACCATGCCGAATTGCCAACAAAAACCCCTCGGGAAACTCGCTTTCCTTCGAGCGAGCATCGACAAATTCGACATCCTGTGACGGATCGGAAGATTGCACTTCCAACATGACCCGAGCATACTGAGACCTTCCCCCAAGAAGCTGAGAAAATTCATATTCGGCCTTGCCCCGGCCGGTGATCGTCTCACGATAGGTCACCTGCGGCTTTCCAACATGTACCGCAACATTGAACTCACGTATCAGACGATCGATCAGCACTTCAAGATGAAGTTCTCCCATTCCCGCTATGAGACGTTGTCCGGTCTCACTGTCGATAACCACCGAACAGGTGGGGTCTTCATCGGTAAGACTCTCGAGCGCTTTCTGCAGTTTATCCTCATCAACACTGCTTTTAGGCTCGATTGATCGGCGA
This window contains:
- the tuf gene encoding elongation factor Tu (EF-Tu; promotes GTP-dependent binding of aminoacyl-tRNA to the A-site of ribosomes during protein biosynthesis; when the tRNA anticodon matches the mRNA codon, GTP hydrolysis results; the inactive EF-Tu-GDP leaves the ribosome and release of GDP is promoted by elongation factor Ts; many prokaryotes have two copies of the gene encoding EF-Tu); amino-acid sequence: MAKEKFDRSKVHVNVGTIGHVDHGKTTLTAAITMRQASKGYSEIRSF